Proteins from a genomic interval of Salvelinus alpinus chromosome 7, SLU_Salpinus.1, whole genome shotgun sequence:
- the LOC139580266 gene encoding RNA-binding protein 25-like: MKRARYGENEMKRARYEENEMKRERYEENEMKRERYEENEMKRERYEENEMKRERYEENEMKRERYEENEMKRERYEENEMKRERYGENEMKRGRYGENEMKRERYGENEMKRERYEENEMKRERYGENEMKRERYEENEMKRAIY; encoded by the coding sequence atGAAGAGAGCGCGATATGGAGAGAACGAGATGAAGAGAGCGCGATATGAAGAGAacgagatgaagagagagcgaTATGAAGAGAacgagatgaagagagagcgaTATGAAGAGAacgagatgaagagagagcgaTATGAAGAGAacgagatgaagagagagcgaTATGAAGAGAacgagatgaagagagagcgaTATGAAGAGAacgagatgaagagagagcgaTATGAAGAGAacgagatgaagagagagcgaTATGGAGAGAACGAGATGAAGAGAGGGCGATATGGAGAGAacgagatgaagagagagcgaTATGGAGAGAacgagatgaagagagagcgaTATGAAGAGAacgagatgaagagagagcgaTATGGAGAGAacgagatgaagagagagcgaTATGAAGAGAATGAGATGAAGAGAGcgatatattga